A genomic region of Gemmata massiliana contains the following coding sequences:
- a CDS encoding ISAs1 family transposase, which yields MSIPLLAVFADVPDPRRETKNKLHELVDILTLATCAVIAGADGWDQVAAFGRAKQTLFAPYLRLPHGVPSPDTFERVFAKLDPDAFADRFGRWMAAACESTGLVHVAIDGKSARRSTKNTFTGCLHLVEAWAVENRLILGQRSVPEGGHEITTAPDLLGALDLTGAVVTVDAAFCQKELVSQIRTQGGHYVVCVKGNQKGLRGAVAEVLARAGEDAFAGGDMGSAVEDGHGREEERYVTVVEDPEGLPSGWADVGAVALVCRERVVNGKPNESTAHYYLTSLRIGAVELAGYIRNHWGIENGLHWCLDIAFREDDSRARAGHAGANLGMIRRVALSLLQRADTKGSIRTRRMKAAWDDQYLLKVLKILTTK from the coding sequence ATGAGTATTCCGCTGCTGGCGGTGTTTGCGGATGTGCCAGACCCGCGCCGCGAAACGAAGAACAAGTTGCATGAGCTGGTGGATATCCTCACGTTGGCCACGTGTGCGGTGATCGCCGGGGCCGACGGGTGGGACCAGGTGGCCGCGTTCGGTCGGGCCAAGCAAACGTTGTTCGCCCCGTACCTGCGGTTGCCCCACGGGGTTCCGAGCCCGGACACGTTCGAGCGCGTGTTCGCCAAGCTGGACCCGGACGCGTTCGCGGACCGGTTCGGGCGCTGGATGGCAGCCGCATGCGAGAGTACCGGCCTGGTGCACGTGGCGATCGATGGTAAGAGCGCCCGGCGGTCCACCAAGAACACGTTCACCGGGTGCTTGCATCTGGTCGAGGCGTGGGCCGTGGAGAACCGGTTGATCCTGGGCCAGCGGTCCGTGCCCGAGGGCGGACACGAGATCACCACGGCCCCAGATCTGTTGGGCGCCCTGGATCTGACGGGCGCGGTGGTGACCGTCGACGCGGCCTTTTGCCAGAAGGAGTTGGTGTCCCAGATCCGCACCCAGGGCGGGCATTACGTGGTGTGCGTGAAGGGGAACCAGAAGGGGTTGCGCGGCGCGGTGGCGGAGGTGTTGGCGCGGGCCGGGGAGGACGCGTTCGCCGGGGGTGACATGGGGTCCGCGGTCGAGGACGGGCACGGGCGCGAGGAAGAGCGGTACGTGACGGTGGTTGAAGATCCGGAAGGGCTACCGAGCGGGTGGGCCGATGTTGGGGCCGTGGCCCTGGTGTGCCGGGAGCGGGTGGTGAACGGGAAGCCGAATGAGAGCACCGCCCATTACTACCTCACCAGCTTGCGGATCGGGGCGGTCGAGCTGGCGGGGTACATCCGCAACCATTGGGGCATTGAGAACGGGCTCCATTGGTGTCTGGACATCGCGTTCCGGGAAGACGACAGCCGGGCTCGGGCCGGACACGCCGGGGCCAACCTGGGCATGATTCGCCGGGTTGCCCTGTCCCTGCTCCAGCGGGCGGACACCAAGGGCAGCATTCGTACTCGACGCATGAAGGCCGCCTGGGACGATCAATACCTGCTCAAAGTGCTTAAGATTCTGACGACTAAATGA
- a CDS encoding TIGR02996 domain-containing protein encodes MNERSALFANVLENPSDDTARLVLADWLDEHGEDVFGRFLRAGVTASRFRDEALIDDPDYYSALGDLAAVTTSGWPAYWLSELGVGPRPLNFGDWVWDNTADRVTVRIGSVSGVFARGLLSELIAPLADWYELIPLALAAWPLERAEITNAEGLVFSIEAPAIDHPWRLMATFTVSPRRHRRRGALQPNPEEPLRRPIAPMRWDCHHTFPNRTDLVQHVGPVSMELMDQLRDAVGPEWPL; translated from the coding sequence GTGAACGAGCGCAGCGCCTTATTCGCGAACGTGCTGGAAAACCCATCGGACGACACCGCGCGCCTCGTTCTGGCCGACTGGCTCGATGAGCACGGCGAAGACGTATTCGGCCGGTTCCTGCGAGCCGGAGTCACCGCGTCCCGGTTCCGCGACGAAGCGCTGATTGACGACCCTGATTACTATTCCGCACTTGGCGACCTCGCCGCGGTGACCACGAGTGGGTGGCCCGCCTACTGGTTGTCGGAACTCGGAGTCGGTCCGAGGCCACTTAACTTCGGCGACTGGGTGTGGGATAACACGGCCGACCGAGTGACGGTCCGCATCGGGAGCGTGTCTGGGGTGTTCGCACGCGGACTGTTGTCCGAACTGATCGCGCCACTCGCAGACTGGTACGAACTCATTCCGCTAGCGCTCGCCGCGTGGCCCCTGGAACGCGCCGAGATCACCAACGCCGAGGGGCTGGTTTTTTCGATCGAAGCCCCCGCAATCGATCACCCGTGGCGGCTGATGGCAACGTTCACCGTTTCTCCGCGTCGGCACCGGCGCCGCGGGGCTCTACAACCCAACCCCGAAGAACCACTACGCCGACCAATCGCGCCGATGCGTTGGGACTGCCACCACACTTTCCCCAATCGCACGGACCTGGTTCAACACGTCGGGCCGGTGTCGATGGAGTTGATGGACCAACTACGCGACGCGGTCGGCCCCGAGTGGCCGCTGTAA
- a CDS encoding WD40/YVTN/BNR-like repeat-containing protein — MRLALLALTLLVAPTVRAGEWQPVATELLAREKTGFGGLSGVAVDRDTGTLFVCLSDRGVFRSTDSGKTWERHGKDVPKGRTETPGCLQLDPTGKTKKLLMATVYGGSVIVASTDPATAWRTMDKKCEHVDWCAVDWTDPEMKFALAFKHESGGLLLLSRDGGKSFSEAGKGYGLGAWVFDADTAVVAREKSRQRATGGILRTADGGKTFCPVSEYNPVSLPKLQSDALFWLVEGALLRGTEKGAKWEKVSDVKDARYGPVFGRDAKHLFVLTTAGVIETTDAGASWAKPVAVPKELKGVSTLTWLEYDPKSDALYVMKMGSDLYRLPRGK; from the coding sequence ATGCGTTTGGCTCTCCTTGCGCTCACCCTTCTGGTGGCACCCACGGTACGTGCGGGCGAATGGCAACCGGTTGCGACCGAACTCCTCGCGCGCGAGAAGACGGGCTTCGGCGGACTGTCCGGAGTTGCGGTCGATCGTGACACCGGCACGCTGTTCGTGTGCCTCAGTGATCGCGGCGTGTTCCGCTCGACCGATTCGGGCAAAACCTGGGAGCGACACGGCAAAGACGTACCGAAGGGCCGGACAGAAACGCCCGGTTGTCTGCAACTCGACCCCACCGGGAAGACTAAAAAGCTCCTGATGGCCACGGTGTACGGCGGGTCGGTTATCGTCGCGTCCACCGATCCCGCGACCGCGTGGCGCACGATGGACAAAAAGTGCGAACACGTCGATTGGTGCGCGGTCGACTGGACCGACCCGGAAATGAAGTTCGCGCTCGCCTTCAAGCACGAATCCGGCGGGCTTTTACTCCTCTCACGCGACGGCGGAAAGTCATTTTCCGAGGCCGGTAAGGGGTACGGATTGGGGGCGTGGGTCTTCGACGCGGACACCGCTGTTGTCGCGCGAGAGAAGTCGCGGCAGAGGGCGACCGGTGGAATTCTTCGCACCGCCGACGGCGGGAAAACGTTCTGCCCTGTTTCCGAGTACAACCCGGTTTCACTTCCCAAGCTCCAGAGTGATGCGCTGTTCTGGCTCGTTGAAGGTGCGCTGCTGAGGGGCACGGAGAAAGGCGCGAAGTGGGAGAAAGTGAGCGACGTGAAGGACGCGCGCTACGGTCCCGTGTTCGGTCGGGACGCGAAACACCTGTTCGTGCTCACCACGGCCGGTGTAATCGAGACCACCGACGCCGGTGCGTCGTGGGCGAAGCCAGTGGCCGTGCCGAAAGAGTTGAAGGGCGTTTCGACACTAACGTGGTTGGAGTATGATCCGAAGAGCGACGCCCTCTACGTGATGAAGATGGGATCTGATCTCTACAGGTTGCCTCGCGGGAAGTAG
- a CDS encoding PQQ-binding-like beta-propeller repeat protein, producing the protein MLALRPTLLALLVCVVSAGGATAADWSGWRGPTGMGQTDDKNLPLTWNGKTGENVRWKSPLPGTEEKAAQDQNQSSPIVYRGRVFVTVSYWPGKVDPKQQPEHHVACYRADDGKQLWDVKVEPGPWTFADLRGGYTAPTPAADDDRVYVVFGSSVIAALDHDGKHLWRKEIKPFKFDVALAASPILVGDVVVMQCDQTDKQSRLVGFDRKTGDVKWEQLRPAHGFAHSTPVLADIAGKKQLLVAASNALQGVDPGTGKVVWSCTASGDTVSPVLGGGLVYLDSGRGGTGVAVDPTGSGDVTKTNLKWKTGTMPEGYGSPVIVGEHLYRLHSPGVLKCLKLSNGEVLYSERLAGVSIHASPVAAPGGRVYFASAGKTFVVQAGEKFEVLSINDLGDDAPASPAVADGKLFLKGRKMLYCVGTKE; encoded by the coding sequence ATGCTCGCCTTGCGACCAACGCTCCTGGCGCTTCTCGTTTGCGTCGTGAGTGCTGGCGGTGCTACGGCCGCCGACTGGTCTGGCTGGCGCGGGCCGACCGGAATGGGGCAGACGGACGACAAGAACTTACCGCTCACCTGGAACGGTAAGACCGGCGAGAATGTTCGCTGGAAGTCGCCTCTGCCGGGCACTGAAGAGAAGGCTGCGCAGGATCAGAACCAGTCCAGCCCCATCGTGTACCGCGGGCGCGTGTTCGTCACCGTGAGTTATTGGCCCGGGAAGGTCGATCCCAAACAGCAACCCGAGCACCACGTCGCGTGCTACCGAGCGGATGACGGCAAACAGCTCTGGGACGTGAAGGTCGAACCGGGGCCGTGGACCTTCGCCGACCTCCGCGGCGGGTACACCGCGCCCACGCCCGCCGCGGACGACGATCGCGTCTATGTGGTATTCGGGTCATCCGTCATCGCCGCGCTCGATCACGACGGCAAACACCTTTGGCGGAAAGAAATCAAGCCGTTCAAGTTCGATGTCGCGCTCGCAGCCAGCCCGATTCTCGTCGGCGACGTGGTGGTGATGCAGTGCGATCAGACCGACAAGCAGTCGCGATTGGTCGGCTTCGACCGCAAGACCGGCGACGTGAAATGGGAGCAGCTTCGGCCGGCGCACGGCTTCGCGCACAGCACGCCCGTACTTGCAGATATTGCGGGGAAGAAACAGTTACTCGTGGCCGCATCGAATGCGCTACAGGGCGTCGATCCCGGTACCGGCAAGGTGGTGTGGTCCTGTACCGCGAGCGGCGATACCGTCTCGCCCGTACTCGGTGGCGGACTGGTGTACCTCGATAGCGGGCGCGGGGGAACCGGCGTCGCGGTCGACCCCACCGGTTCGGGCGACGTGACCAAAACCAATCTGAAATGGAAGACCGGAACGATGCCCGAAGGGTACGGGTCGCCGGTCATTGTTGGCGAACACCTTTACCGACTGCATTCGCCGGGGGTTCTGAAGTGCCTCAAGCTCTCCAACGGCGAAGTGCTGTATAGCGAGCGGCTCGCGGGCGTTTCGATTCACGCGAGCCCGGTCGCGGCCCCGGGCGGGCGCGTCTACTTCGCGAGCGCCGGGAAGACGTTCGTCGTGCAGGCCGGTGAGAAGTTCGAGGTGCTTTCGATCAACGATCTCGGCGACGACGCACCCGCCTCACCCGCGGTCGCGGACGGCAAACTGTTTCTCAAGGGCCGGAAGATGCTGTACTGTGTCGGCACGAAGGAATAG
- a CDS encoding TIGR02996 domain-containing protein, giving the protein MSTETALLHAITANRSDNTARLAFADWLDENGEPDRAAYLRLQVELVREWWYDKPCTEIYARMAELASRIDSAWLATVRRCTTPAPPVNVEEALPDLRGKAKTAVRLHPRPGEAPVDASKIGGMFLWPKNEPWPVCPTHGNIPYVTALQLRKEDVPELGFPIGTDLFQLLWCPQGHDEDEMYCPKPAVYWRKHTSVKRPLAAAPEPADIEYEYFPRPCVLYPERVTEYPDPFEFYPAGIGYDIEGNESPNLCAALAVAQSQPAVRELRPPAGADDLYQCWLSTVEGTKVGGYPDWVQDSHYPNCGCGAKMEHLLSFGSWEWGGNNWGRWVAVEDRPILSAAFREQESVHRAHGCTFGDAGRMYVFVCRNHREPHIRAFMQCS; this is encoded by the coding sequence ATGTCTACCGAAACGGCGCTTCTCCACGCGATCACTGCGAACCGCAGCGACAACACCGCGCGCCTCGCATTCGCCGACTGGCTCGATGAGAACGGTGAACCGGACCGTGCTGCGTACCTGCGACTCCAGGTCGAACTCGTCCGCGAGTGGTGGTACGACAAGCCCTGCACCGAGATTTACGCGCGTATGGCGGAACTCGCGAGCCGTATCGACTCTGCTTGGCTCGCGACGGTGCGCCGCTGTACTACACCCGCGCCGCCAGTAAACGTGGAGGAGGCGCTACCGGACCTGCGCGGCAAGGCGAAGACCGCCGTGAGGCTCCACCCGCGTCCGGGTGAAGCGCCGGTCGACGCGAGCAAGATCGGCGGAATGTTTCTGTGGCCGAAAAATGAACCGTGGCCGGTCTGCCCGACTCACGGCAACATCCCGTATGTGACCGCGTTGCAACTTCGCAAAGAGGATGTACCCGAACTCGGCTTCCCAATCGGCACGGACTTGTTCCAACTGCTGTGGTGCCCGCAGGGGCACGACGAAGACGAAATGTACTGCCCGAAGCCGGCTGTGTACTGGCGCAAGCACACAAGCGTGAAGCGGCCGCTTGCTGCCGCGCCTGAACCGGCCGATATCGAGTACGAGTACTTCCCGCGCCCGTGCGTACTTTACCCTGAGCGAGTGACTGAATATCCCGATCCGTTCGAGTTCTACCCTGCCGGGATTGGGTACGACATCGAAGGGAACGAAAGCCCAAATCTCTGCGCCGCTCTCGCGGTCGCTCAGAGCCAACCCGCAGTTCGAGAGCTTCGGCCGCCTGCCGGTGCAGATGACTTGTATCAATGCTGGCTCAGTACGGTCGAGGGTACCAAGGTCGGCGGCTATCCAGACTGGGTTCAGGACTCACACTATCCAAATTGCGGCTGCGGAGCCAAGATGGAGCACCTTCTGTCATTTGGGAGTTGGGAATGGGGCGGTAACAATTGGGGGCGGTGGGTAGCGGTCGAAGACCGCCCTATTTTGAGCGCGGCGTTCCGTGAGCAAGAGTCGGTTCACCGCGCTCACGGATGCACTTTCGGCGACGCGGGAAGAATGTACGTTTTCGTGTGCCGCAACCACCGCGAACCTCACATCCGTGCTTTCATGCAGTGCAGTTAG
- a CDS encoding DUF1549 and DUF1553 domain-containing protein, giving the protein MPKHVQLWAALLAFVATQGVNTTQTSAAEINPSDVKSLAVHPAKVALTGADDATQFVVTGTLADGRLVDLTPDATYAVADGKSATVLASGRIVPRANGSSEVVVTFGGQTARVPLGVKSLGENLPLNFTNQVVPIFTKLGCNSGGCHGKLAGQNGFRLSLLGFEPDLDFMTLVKEARGRRLFPANPDASLFLMKATGRAPHGGGKKMDPDSDEYKLVRRWIAAGMPWGDEKDPKVTKISMYPEHRVLSRQSKQQFAVYAHYTDGTVEDITRRAQYESNDPEIATVEERGLVRTLAMSGEAAVMARYQGMVAVFRATVPLGVKTPEWSFAEKTVVDKFTAKKWKELGLVPAELCSDEQFIRRVSIDITGSLPSPKDVLAFAADPDPAKRDKLVDKLLDSSEYAYYFANKWADILRVKRRQQSDRAPGTFAFHEWIREQVAADTPYSDFARAIIASSGDERKSPPTVWYKEVEKAEQFVDDVSQVFLGQRLACANCHHHPYEKWSQDDYWGLAAFYGRVGRKEVRVPSADPNRQDNRVQTIYIRTIGSVQNKRTQKPAEPKPLDAAPMTVSTDDDPRQKLVDWMVDTKNPFFAKTVANRYWAHFFGRGIVDPLDDMRITNPPSNPELLDALAKNLVDNKYSLKALIKTICKSRTYQLSSAPNDFNKHDKQTYARYYPRRLQAEVLLDALCQVTDSPSRFNGLPADKNAPNRAIMLPDESFQSYFLDVNGRPQRISACECERVSEANLAAVLHMLNSDEVEGKIKRDGGRVDVLTRADDKRSDEEKVADLFLWAFARKPTKDDLAGAVEHIKKLEAKSGPAGKKIAYGNILWALVNTKEFWFNQ; this is encoded by the coding sequence ATGCCGAAGCACGTCCAACTTTGGGCCGCTCTCCTCGCCTTTGTTGCGACGCAAGGGGTTAACACGACCCAGACCAGCGCCGCCGAAATCAACCCGTCTGATGTGAAGAGTCTCGCGGTCCATCCGGCAAAAGTGGCCCTGACCGGGGCCGATGACGCGACGCAGTTCGTCGTGACGGGTACTCTGGCCGACGGGCGTCTGGTGGATCTCACCCCCGACGCGACTTACGCCGTTGCCGATGGGAAATCGGCCACCGTGCTGGCCAGCGGGCGTATCGTTCCGCGTGCGAACGGTTCGTCGGAGGTGGTGGTGACGTTCGGAGGGCAGACCGCGCGGGTACCGCTCGGGGTCAAGAGCCTGGGCGAGAACTTGCCGCTGAACTTCACGAACCAGGTGGTACCGATTTTCACGAAGCTCGGGTGCAATTCTGGCGGTTGCCACGGCAAACTCGCGGGGCAGAACGGGTTTCGGCTGTCACTACTCGGGTTCGAGCCGGACCTCGACTTCATGACGCTCGTGAAAGAGGCACGCGGCCGGCGCCTGTTCCCCGCGAACCCGGACGCGAGCCTCTTTCTGATGAAGGCGACCGGTCGGGCACCGCACGGCGGTGGCAAGAAAATGGACCCCGATTCGGACGAGTACAAACTCGTGCGGCGCTGGATCGCGGCCGGAATGCCGTGGGGCGACGAGAAAGACCCCAAAGTCACCAAGATCAGCATGTACCCCGAGCACCGCGTGCTGAGCCGGCAGAGTAAACAGCAATTCGCGGTGTACGCGCACTACACCGACGGCACGGTCGAGGACATCACGCGCCGGGCACAGTACGAGAGCAACGACCCGGAAATCGCCACGGTCGAGGAACGCGGGCTGGTTCGCACGCTCGCCATGAGTGGCGAAGCTGCGGTGATGGCCCGGTACCAGGGGATGGTCGCGGTGTTTCGGGCCACGGTGCCACTCGGCGTGAAGACGCCCGAGTGGTCCTTTGCCGAGAAGACGGTGGTCGACAAGTTCACGGCCAAGAAGTGGAAGGAACTCGGGTTGGTCCCCGCCGAACTGTGCAGCGACGAGCAGTTCATCCGGCGTGTGTCGATCGATATCACCGGGTCACTGCCCTCGCCCAAGGACGTGCTCGCGTTCGCCGCGGACCCGGACCCGGCGAAGCGCGACAAACTGGTCGATAAGCTCCTCGATTCGTCGGAATACGCCTACTATTTCGCGAACAAGTGGGCCGACATCCTCCGTGTGAAACGCCGGCAGCAATCCGATCGGGCGCCGGGCACGTTCGCGTTCCACGAATGGATTCGCGAACAGGTCGCTGCGGATACGCCGTACAGCGACTTCGCGCGGGCGATCATCGCGTCCAGCGGCGACGAGCGCAAGAGCCCGCCGACCGTGTGGTACAAGGAGGTCGAGAAGGCCGAGCAGTTCGTGGACGACGTGAGCCAGGTGTTTTTGGGACAGCGGTTGGCGTGCGCGAACTGTCACCACCACCCCTACGAAAAGTGGTCGCAGGACGATTACTGGGGGCTGGCCGCGTTCTACGGCCGGGTGGGGCGCAAAGAGGTTCGCGTACCCAGCGCCGACCCGAACCGCCAGGACAACCGAGTTCAAACGATCTACATCCGCACCATCGGGAGCGTGCAGAACAAGCGCACGCAGAAGCCCGCCGAGCCGAAGCCGCTCGACGCGGCCCCGATGACCGTTTCCACCGACGACGACCCGCGGCAGAAGCTCGTGGACTGGATGGTGGATACGAAGAATCCGTTCTTCGCGAAGACGGTGGCGAACCGGTACTGGGCGCACTTCTTCGGGCGCGGGATCGTCGACCCGCTCGACGACATGCGCATCACCAACCCGCCCTCGAACCCCGAATTGCTCGATGCACTTGCGAAGAACTTGGTCGACAACAAGTACAGCCTCAAAGCACTCATCAAGACGATTTGCAAGAGCCGGACGTACCAACTGAGCAGCGCGCCGAACGATTTCAACAAGCACGACAAACAGACCTACGCCCGTTACTACCCGCGGCGCCTCCAGGCGGAAGTGCTGCTCGACGCGCTCTGCCAGGTGACCGACAGCCCGTCGCGGTTCAACGGGCTGCCGGCGGACAAGAACGCCCCGAACCGAGCGATCATGCTACCGGACGAGTCGTTCCAGTCGTACTTCCTGGACGTGAACGGGCGGCCCCAGCGCATCAGTGCGTGCGAGTGCGAGCGCGTGAGTGAAGCGAATCTCGCGGCCGTGCTGCACATGCTCAACAGCGACGAGGTGGAGGGCAAAATCAAGCGCGACGGCGGGCGCGTGGACGTGCTCACCCGAGCGGACGACAAACGATCGGACGAAGAGAAGGTAGCGGACCTGTTCCTGTGGGCGTTCGCCCGCAAGCCGACGAAGGACGATCTCGCCGGGGCCGTCGAGCACATCAAGAAACTCGAAGCCAAGAGCGGCCCGGCCGGGAAGAAGATCGCCTACGGGAACATCCTGTGGGCGCTGGTGAACACCAAAGAGTTCTGGTTCAACCAGTAA